One Manihot esculenta cultivar AM560-2 chromosome 6, M.esculenta_v8, whole genome shotgun sequence DNA segment encodes these proteins:
- the LOC110617871 gene encoding cyclin-dependent kinase G-2, whose protein sequence is MAAGRIDVSRRRVYDGYSNKYFDHYRKGARGVDLNRAVEHGVVYKNGYPISSNARNLCVQRSGLSCRDEERELADLQSRTGLDHSSRLEDGEIPKSDDGIQMPPAKKRKFSPIIWDIEDKVATKIRAVPTSTTSSTFSSSHGTCSRGPKIVLDAGITKHASQENQHIGLESVSDKPCETAGLVDTNGTESESLAKLSPSFPREKHRDDSQEQGEGEEEEFAEARNISMSRWASDSDSPKDANLSDDEGIPGENTHRKEFSAERMECHREALVIDGSRSSGFSERYCSSGEDGDVVSKLKNVGPVNGDGFQGENDNFIQIDDISSHVEESIASTQRGLNMLQGCRSVYEYEKLHEINEGTYGKVYKAIDKRTGEPVALKKVKMDVGGDRNLEEYGFPLSSLREINILSSFYHPSIVNVKEVVMGSLDSVFMVMEYMEHDLKGLMQKMKQPFSTSEVKCLMLQLLEGVDYLHDNWVLHRDLKTSNLLLNNQGELKICDFGMSRQYGSPLKPYTSLVVTLWYRAPELLLGAKQYSTAIDMWSVGCIMAELLTKEPLFKGKGEIDQLGKIFRILGTPSETIWPGFSKLPGAKANFVQQPYNLLRKKFPATSFTGSPVLSDLGFDLLNKLLTYDPEKRITADAALNHPWFHEVPLPKSKEFMPTFPPQYVKKR, encoded by the exons ATGGCAGCAGGGCGGATCGACGTTTCGAGGAGAAGGGTTTATGATGGTTACTCCAATAAGTACTTTGATCACTATAGGAAAGGTGCTCGTGGCGTGGATTTGAATCGTGCTGTTGAGCATGGTGTGGTATACAAGAACGGGTACCCTATTTCCTCAAATGCGCGGAATCTTTGTGTTCAAAGAAGTGGGCTTAGTTGCAGAGATGAAGAGAGAGAGTTGGCTGATTTGCAAAGTAGAACTGGCCTTGATCATTCCTCAAGGTTGGAGGACGGTGAGATACCCAAGTCTGATGATGGAATTCAGATGCCTCCAGCCAAGAAAAGGAAATTCTCCCCCATTATATGGGACATAGAGGACAAAGTAGCGACAAAAATTAGAGCTGTCCCAACAAGTACTACCTCATCTACATTTTCTTCTTCACACGGGACTTGCAGTCGGGGACCGAAAATTGTTCTAGATGCAGGTATTACAAAACATGCTTCCCAGGAAAACCAGCATATAGGATTGGAGAGTGTGTCAGATAAGCCTTGTGAGACAGCAGGATTGGTAGATACTAATGGAACCGAGTCCGAGTCTCTGGCAAAATTGTCTCCTTCATTTCCTCGAGAGAAGCACAGGGATGATAGCCAAGAACAAGGTGAAGGCGAGGAGGAGGAGTTTGCTGAAGCACGGAACATATCCATGTCACGTTGGGCCTCTGACAGCGATTCTCCAAAAGATGCAAATTTGTCTGATGATGAAGGCATACCTGGAGAAAATACACACAGAAAGGAGTTCAGTGCTGAGAGAATGGAGTGTCATAGGGAGGCTTTGGTTATAGATGGATCAAGATCATCTGGATTCAGTGAAAGATATTGCAGTTCGGGGGAAGATGGTGATGTTGTAAGCAAGTTGAAAAATGTTGGTCCCGTGAATGGTGATGGGTTCCAGGGTGAAAATGACAATTTTATCCAGATCGATGATATTTCGAGTCATGTTGAAGAGTCTATAGCTTCTACCCAAAGAGGCCTGAATATGCTTCAGGGTTGTAGAAGTGTGTACGAATACGAGAAACTTCATGAAATTAATGAAGGTACATATGGTAAAGTGTACAAAGCAATTGATAAGAGGACCGGGGAACCTGTGGCATTGAAAAAAGTGAAGATGGATGTAGGAGGAGACAGGAACTTAGAAGAATATGGCTTCCCTTTATCCTCACTGAGAGAAATTAACATTCTTTCATCTTTTTATCACCCCTCAATTGTGAATGTTAAAGAAGTTGTCATGGGCAGCCTTGATAGTGTTTTTATGGTGATGGAATATATGGAACATGATCTCAAAGGGCTTATGCAGAAAATGAAACAGCCTTTTAGTACCAGTGAAGTAAAATGTTTAATGCTACAGTTGTTGGAAGGTGTAGATTATCTTCACGATAACTGGGTGCTTCATAGGGATTTGAAGACATCAAACCTCCTTCTGAACAATCAAGGGGAATTGAAAATATGCGACTTCGGGATGTCACGCCAGTATGGGAGCCCATTGAAGCCTTATACATCTCTTGTGGTTACTTTGTGGTACAG GGCACCTGAGCTTCTGCTGGGAGCAAAACAATATTCAACAGCAATTGACATGTGGTCTGTGGGTTGCATAATGGCTGAACTATTGACAAAGGAACCCCTGTTCAAGGGAAAAGGTGAAATCGATCAGCTTGGCAAG ATATTTAGAATTCTTGGGACGCCAAGTGAGACAATTTGGCCTGGATTTTCCAAATTGCCGGGGGCTAAAGCAAATTTTGTTCAGCAGCC TTATAATCTGTTGCGCAAGAAGTTTCCAGCCACATCTTTCACAGGATCTCCAGTTCTCTCTGATTTGGGATTTGACTTGTTGAACAAGCTTCTAACATATGATCCAGAAAAG CGAATAACAGCTGATGCTGCCCTCAACCATCCTTGGTTTCATGAGGTTCCTCTGCCAAAATCTAAAGAATTCATGCCTACTTTTCCTCCTCAGTATGTGAAGAAAAGATAG